A window of the Desulforapulum autotrophicum HRM2 genome harbors these coding sequences:
- the leuB gene encoding 3-isopropylmalate dehydrogenase codes for MNYKVALLPGDGIGPEVMAEAVKIIERVKTIYEFDIKFSRADVGGCAIDSSGTALPPETLKTCEQSHAILFGSVGGPKWENLPPEKQPERGALLPLRKHFNLYCNLRPARIFKSLASASPLKPSIVKDGFDILCVRELTGGIYFGQPKGREGTGPSEKAWDTLVYSRMEIERIAHHAFKAAKNRRRIVTSVDKANVLTSMVLWRETVIEVAKQYPGVTLNHIYVDNATMQLVKDPHQFDVLLCPNMFGDIISDECAMITGSMGLLASASLNEKNFGLFEPAGGSAPDIAGKGIANPIAQILSAAMMLRYSLGQPKAADAIVAAVAKVLDQGILTADLAPDSRSAVSTVEMGDAILAAI; via the coding sequence TTGAATTACAAGGTAGCGCTACTCCCGGGGGACGGGATTGGCCCTGAAGTTATGGCAGAGGCGGTAAAAATCATTGAACGGGTTAAAACCATTTATGAATTTGACATTAAATTTTCCCGGGCTGACGTGGGCGGATGCGCCATAGACAGCTCCGGCACGGCCCTTCCTCCTGAAACACTCAAAACATGCGAACAGAGCCACGCAATTCTCTTTGGCTCGGTGGGAGGTCCCAAGTGGGAAAATCTTCCTCCGGAAAAGCAGCCAGAACGGGGAGCGCTACTCCCCTTGCGAAAGCATTTCAACCTGTACTGCAATTTAAGACCTGCCAGGATATTTAAATCCCTTGCCTCAGCATCCCCACTCAAGCCATCCATTGTAAAAGATGGATTTGACATCCTCTGCGTTCGGGAACTCACCGGAGGGATCTACTTTGGACAGCCCAAAGGCCGGGAGGGAACCGGCCCTTCAGAAAAGGCCTGGGATACCCTTGTCTACTCAAGGATGGAAATTGAAAGAATTGCACACCACGCCTTTAAGGCGGCCAAAAACCGGCGACGGATCGTCACATCTGTGGACAAGGCCAATGTGCTTACCTCCATGGTGCTCTGGCGTGAAACCGTCATTGAAGTGGCTAAACAATACCCCGGGGTCACCTTGAACCATATCTATGTGGACAACGCCACCATGCAGCTGGTCAAGGATCCCCACCAGTTTGACGTGCTGCTCTGCCCGAACATGTTCGGAGACATCATCTCCGACGAATGTGCCATGATAACGGGCTCCATGGGGCTTCTGGCTTCTGCCAGCCTCAACGAAAAGAATTTCGGTCTTTTTGAACCGGCCGGCGGCTCTGCACCGGACATTGCCGGCAAGGGCATTGCAAACCCCATTGCCCAGATCCTGTCGGCGGCAATGATGCTCAGATACAGTCTGGGGCAACCCAAGGCAGCCGACGCCATTGTGGCTGCGGTTGCAAAGGTTCTGGACCAGGGAATCCTCACGGCGGATCTTGCCCCTGACAGCCGGTCAGCCGTCTCAACGGTCGAAATGGGAGACGCCATCCTGGCAGCCATATAG